Proteins from one Eriocheir sinensis breed Jianghai 21 chromosome 27, ASM2467909v1, whole genome shotgun sequence genomic window:
- the LOC127004224 gene encoding LOW QUALITY PROTEIN: proteasome adapter and scaffold protein ECM29-like (The sequence of the model RefSeq protein was modified relative to this genomic sequence to represent the inferred CDS: inserted 7 bases in 5 codons; substituted 1 base at 1 genomic stop codon): MSTSTQPNVQDELLLVERVFLRIGSAATDQVLEEELNKFLAPVILKLASPHESVRKKVMELLIHVNRRVKDHEHIQLPVEALLTQYQDPGATSFVTNFSIIYIKMGYPRLDLNKQVELLPSMLSCLENKPAQHQDGLLLLMVPVFGHMKFPDTAEKTASLFGLRDKPSVAKLLLDFMLDLLLLPYGATPLSQQRAPDAPQDNGDGPPVPGVPAGMSIYTFKRVTGDSAPKPEDLEKLKVSIVKFLSSDVLPPSSVALPLIVGAADTRFSVANAAELHLRRIDGSIEWNSNAVIAPLYVLFLGTLLPKDKIAHDKFKNPANTRIRLKLMPYLLKSKEACNFAPLAMKVFFECVWGQNSNAKLKQHGVTFLHHMAFNADKVKLSPVGSVLFGGVVKVIEEEKCDARLRSLAYGALAKLSVKLPNLLLSHPSQLHYLQTLMNALTQEEGDVLLAVQEALSMMAPVCKQLSTSSQDELCILLSEHVLHHNAQLRRTAVHYAASVFPFDHVPSRFILMVATGDSHDDIRRESRRQLYKPVKEAKDGTPTYQVPPFTAVLKYVLERVDALPKRKWLDVANQPVPFSIPVMEQILKYLEHCLEVEAGKLSGREEGLFWCDSPAVGKLVHRIISDHEQKIISGVQEKGPNPFMRYIGFAELAANAWSAVALESILRVVAVAPEHFTSHYSLKMDWIRKFILRGSYYGEVAAHLFGVVAGQIQNQQEFEKTVYQITNIKNLRVDSQESSVLALGHSYSYSISNMKKSGVYLEDWPAYESIIQELVKKLLFENSPLQNALVVALGEMARQAPLPLPVGAEDVDDKKVTLLGLVKALVQIFNNKKLPSKVREQAISTCGHLCVGQPDIPHKKIILEAFLALAKETNEIEVHFAVGESLXCSIGSESPSARNLWTEEDPTLVETSGVTDDSMEEGTQDEREKDTDEAMEKDYIAPEGASEQPEIAMDTSEDRMGGTASSEDVETDVLTWLLGKLLDSYVNQTHPNVRQASCIWLLALLKRCRNKPIIQQKLIRIQGAFMNLLGDNNDLVQDAASKGLGVVYECCXEATRQSMVEGLVQTLTEGKRXIQNVTQDTKIFKEGELGPSISGGQLSTYRELCSLATDLNQPHLIYKFMNLANHNSVWNSKKGAAFGFSTLASQAGSQLEPYLPQIIPKLFRYQHDPTPKIQQPMSSIWNALVTDTAKTIEKYFHPILNDLITNLTNSLWRVRESCCNALTDLLRRQSASHAVDRISEIWAILFRVRDDIKESVRLAADKTLQAISKSCIKVCDGTGEESEKMLKEVLPVLLTSGITSTLSEVRSVSLQTVSKLCRSXGSMVKPHLGTLIPALLEALSGLESQSLSYTSVRLNEDDREKLDIARVAAARKHSMMDTLNYVLQFVDVDAMEKLIGGLIDVLRSSVGLTSRAGAAHVVETLTHTCPASLXKVHXKLLAALVNGLSDRNPVVRKLYANAIGNLVKTAKPSSIEKLLTKLQSWYLEKEEDSVRFSAALTIRSMHSQHSDIMKQHASQAMPLAFLGMHAEKTADNDPSGGAIWEEIWLDNTPGTESAIKLYLTEIIGICEQALQSSNWSMKAQTGRALSTVSQKLGSSMTDSLVAALITLLINSLQGRTWEGKESLVIALSNVSVATESLLATLKHPERDELLIDDVVKVLTREASKEKMAYKIPAIKALTTVLDTFQIDRFEQVFDICLPYLTHDKQDKDDANEEEHSKAEVSLRWDLIDEMVHSLGRAWPKSKETQEKYSERVVEMLNSSVSRVPRKTQLSIVGALKHFWARHFLLQELPSSLGAPLFDPLLHHTCRIFNYCLGVAKYYSLRRESLVVLNEFLEKVRDNEVLVVRLRVELLSGVEEARRDAQPDVQALAASANRILHLESSDLK; the protein is encoded by the exons ATGAGTACCTCCACGCAGCCCAACGTCCAGGATGAGCTGC TGTTGGTGGAGCGAGTCTTCCTGCGCATTGGGTCAGCTGCCACTGACCAGGTGCTGGAGGAAGAGCTAAATAAGTTCTTGGCCCCAGTCATCCTCAAACTGGCCTCCCCCCACGAATCTGTCCGGAagaag GTGATGGAGTTGCTGATTCACGTGAACCGCCGTGTCAAGGACCATGAACACATCCAGCTGCCTGTAGAGGCCCTGCTGACACAGTACCAGGATCCAGGTGCTACATCATTTGTGACT AATTTTTCCATCATCTACATTAAGATGGGCTACCCAAGACTAGACCTTAACAAGCAGGTGGAGTTGCTACCATCCATGCTTAGCTGCCTTGAGAACAAGCCTGCACAGCACCAAGATGG CTTGCTGCTGCTTATGGTTCCTGTGTTTGGCCACATGAAGTTCCCAGACACAGCTGAAAAGACTGCCTCCCTGTTTGGTCTGCGGGACAAGCCATCAGTAGCCAAACTCTTACTTGACTTCATGTTGGACCTGTTGCTTCTGCCATATGG TGCCACCCCACTGTCTCAACAGAGGGCCCCTGATGCACCTCAGGACAATGGAGATGGACCACCTGTTCCTGGTGTGCCTGCAGGGATGAGCATTTATACCTTCAAAAGGGTAACTGGAGACTCTGCTCCAAAACCTGAAGACTTAGAGAAGCTGAAGGTCTCTATTGTAAAGTTTTTGAGCTCAGATGTATTGCCTCCCTCTTCTGTTGCACTTCCCCTGATTGTTGGGGCGGCAGACACCAGATTTTCTGTAGCCAATGCAGCAGAATTACATTTGAGGAGAATTGATGGGAGCATTGAGTGGAACAGCAATGCTGTTATTGCCCCACTGTATGTCTTATTCCTGGGAACATTGCTACCCAAGGACAAAATTGCACATGACAAATTTAAAAATCCTGCAAACACAAGGATCAGACTGAAGTTAATGCCATACCTTCTGAAATCAAAAGAAGCTTGTAATTTTGCCCCACTTGCAATGAAGGTATTTTTTGAGTGTGTCTGGGGTCAGAATTCAAATGCAAAGTTGAAACAACATGGTGTTACATTCCTACATCACATGGCATTCAATGCTGACAAAGTAAAATTATCACCTGTTGGAAGTGTCCTGTTTGGAGGAGTAGTGAAGGTCAtcgaggaggaaaagtgtgaTGCAAGACTAAGATCTCTAGCATATGGAGCACTGGCAAAACTGTCTGTCAAGTTGCCAAATCTTCTGCTGTCTCATCCTTCTCAGCTACACTACCTCCAGACCCTCATGAACGCTCTCACTCAAGAGGAAGGCGATGTTTTATTAGCCGTCCAAGAAGCCTTGTCTATGATGGCTCCTGTGTGCAAGCAGCTAAGTACTTCAAGCCAGGATGAACTCTGCATACTACTGTCAGAGCATGTTTTACATCATAATGCACAGTTGCGTCGCACTGCTGTTCACTATGCAGCATCAGTGTTCCCTTTTGACCACGTTCCATCAAGATTCATTCTGATGGTGGCCACAGGTGACAG TCATGATGACATACGGAGAGAGTCACGACGACAGCTGTACAAGCCAGTTAAAGAAGCCAAAGATGGAACTCCAACGTATCAAGTTCCACCATTTACTGCAGTATTGAAATATGTCTTGGAACGGGTTGACGCCCTCCCAAAAAGAAAGTGGCTTGATGTTGCTAATCAGCCGGTGCCCTTTTCAATACCAGTAATGGAACAG ATATTGAAATATTTGGAACACTGTCTTGAGGTAGAAGCTGGTAAGCTGAGTGGCAGAGAAGAAGGCTTATTTTGGTGTGATTCACCAGCTGTAGGGAAACTGGTGCACCGAATCATCAGTGACCATGAACAAAAAATTATATCTGGAGTTCAAGAGAAAG GTCCAAACCCCTTCATGAGATACATAGGATTTGCTGAACTTGCTGCCAATGCCTGGTCTGCTGTGGCTCTGGAATCCATCCTAAGAGTGGTGGCTGTTGCTCCTGAACACTTCACTTCACACTATTCATTAAAAATGGACTGGATAAGA AAATTTATACTCCGAGGCAGCTACTATGGGGAGGTAGCAGCCCACCTATTTGGAGTTGTTGCCGGCCAGATTCAGAATCAGCAGGAGTTTGAAAAAACTGTTTATCAAATTACTAATATTAAAAATTTG CGTGTGGACAGCCAGGAGAGCAGTGTGCTGGCGCTGGGCCACAGCTACTCGTACAGCATCAGCAACATGAAGAAATCAGGAGTATATCTGGAAGACTGGCCAGCATATGAGTCCATTATTCAGGAACTGG taAAAAAGCTGCTGTTTGAGAACAGTCCTCTTCAGAATGCCCTAGTGGTGGCTCTTGGGGAGATGGCCCGTCAAGCTCCTCTGCCTCTACCTGTCGGAGCAGAGGATGTGGATGATAAAAAAGTCACATTGCTGGGTTTGGTGAAAGCTCTTGTGCAGATATTCAACAACAAGAAACTCCCATCTAAA GTTCGTGAGCAAGCAATATCTACGTGTGGGCACCTCTGCGTTGGTCAGCCAGACATTCCTCACAAGAAAATAATTTTGGAGGCTTTCTTGGCATTAGCAAAGGAG aCCAATGAAATTGAGGTTCATTTTGCTGTAGGTGAATCTT GCTGTTCTATTGGAAGTGAGTCTCCATCTGCAAGGAACCTGTGGACAGAGGAAGACCCAACCCTAGTGGAAACAAGTGGAGTTACAGATGATAGTATGGAGGAG GGTACccaagacgagagagaaaaagacacagaTGAGGCAATGGAGAAGGACTACATTGCTCCTGAAG GTGCTTCTGAGCAGCCTGAAATAGCCATGGATACCAGTGAAGATAGAATGGGTGGGACTGCAAGCAGTGAGGATGTTGAGACAGATGTGTTAACCTGGTTGTTAGGAAAACTCCTGGACAGTTACGTCAACCAGACTCATCCCAATGTCAGGCAG GCCTCATGCATTTGGCTGCTTGCTCTACTGAAGAGGTGCAGAAATAAGCCAATAATTCAGCAGAAATTAATCAGGATCCAAGGGGCATTTATGAATCTCTTGGGTGACAATAATG ATTTAGTTCAAGATGCAGCTTCTAAGGGTCTAGGTGTGGTGTATGAGTGCTG TGAAGCTACCAGGCAGTCTATGGTGGAGGGTCTGGTGCAGACCCTGACGGAGGGAAAAC ATATACAAAATGTCACCCAAGACACAAAGATCTTCAAGGAAGGAGAACTGGGCCCATCAATTTCAGG AGGCCAGTTGTCCACTTACCGAGAGTTATGTTCTTTGGCCACGGACCTCAACCAGCCACATCTGATCTACAAGTTCATGAACTTGGCCAACCACAATTCTGTTTGGAACTCTAAGAAG GGAGCTGCCTTTGGTTTTAGCACCCTCGCTTCACAAGCAGGATCTCAGCTTGAACCTTACCTGCCTCAAATTATTCCAAAGCTCTTTAGGTATCAACATGATCCAACACCAAAGATCCAGCAGCCTATGTCTTCTATATGGAATGCTCTAGTCACTGATACTGCAAAAact ATTGAGAAGTATTTCCACCCAATTCTAAATGATCTCATAACGAACTTGACAAATAGCTTGTGGAGGGTTCGGGAGTCATGCTGCAATGCCCTCACAGATCTTTTACGGAGACAGTCTGCATCTCATGCTGTTGACAGAATAAGTGAAATTTGGGCTATACTCTTTAGAGTCCGTGATGACATCAAAGAATCTGTCAGACTGGCTGCAGATAAAACATTGCAAGCTATAAGCAAGAGTTGCATTAAG GTGTGTGATGGCACTggtgaagaaagtgaaaagatgctgaaagaagtgTTGCCTGTCCTGCTGACATCAGGCATCACAAGTACACTGAGTGAAGTCAGGAGTGTCAGTCTGCAAACTGTGTCCAAGCTGTGTCGAT GGGGATCCATGGTAAAGCCTCACCTGGGGACCCTTATCCCAGCCCTCCTGGAAGCCCTCTCTGGCCTGGAATCTCAGTCTCTTAGTTATACATCTGTGAGATTAAATGAAGATGACAGGGAGAAGCTAGACATTGCAAGAGTGGCAGCTGCACGGAAGCACTCAATGATGGACACTTTGAATTATGTTTTGCAATTTGTTGATGTTGATGCCATGGAAAAGTTGATTGGAGGTCTGATTGATGTTCTTAGAAGTTCTGTTGGTCTTACCAGCCGAGCAGGTGCTGCTCATGTTGTGGAGACATTGACTCACACTTGTCCTGCTTCCTT AAAAGTACACTGAAAACTACTTGCAGCCCTTGTCAATGGACTGAGTGATAGAAATCCAGTAGTAAGAAAGCTCTATGCCAATGCTATAGGCAACCTTGTTAAAACAGCCAAACCTTCAAGTATAGAGAAGCTTCTCACAAAGCTGCAATCATGGTAcctagaaaaggaagaggacagtGTGCGTTTCAGTGCTGCCCTAACCATTCGAAGTATGCACTCACAACATAGTGATATTATGAAGCAACATGCCAGCCAAGCTATGCCTCTAGCATTTTTAGGAATGCATGCAGAAAAGACTGCAGATAATGACCCAAGTGGTGGTGCAATatgggaagaaatatggttaGACAATACTCCAGGTACAGAATCTGCCATAAAACTTTACCTGACAGAGATTATCGGCATCTGTGAACAAGCCCTACAAAGCTCCAATTGGTCTATGAAGGCTCAGACTGGAAGAGCCCTCTCTACTGTTTCCCAGAAACTAGGGTCAAGTATGACTGATTCACTTGTTGCAGCTTTGATTACACTTCTCATCAACAGTCTTCAGGGAAGGacctgggaagggaaggaatcacTGGTAATAGCACTTTCAAATGTATCGGTGGCTACTGAGTCTTTGTTAGCTACCTTAAAGCATCCAGAAAGGGATGAGCTTTTAATAGATGATGTGGTAAAAGTCCTCACCAGAGAGGCCAGCAAGGAGAAGATGGCATACAAAATTCCAGCAATCAAGGCTCTTACTACAGTCTTAGATACATTTCAAATTGATCGATTTGAGCAAGTCTTTGATATATGTCTTCCATATTTGACACAT GACAAGCAAGACAAAGATGATGCAAATGAGGAAGAACACAGCAAAGCTGAAGTTTCATTAAGATGGGACCTAATAGATGAAATGGTTCACTCTTTGGGGCGTGCTTGGCCGAAGTCCAAAGAAACACAAG AGAAATACAGTGAACGAGTTGTAGAAATGCTGAACAGCAGTGTGTCACGTGTTCCACGCAAGACTCAGCTGAGCATCGTTGGTGCCCTAAAGCATTTCTGGGCCCGTCACTTTCTACTTCAAGAACTCCCATCTTCCCTGGGAGCCCCACTCTTTGATCCACTATTGCACCACACCTGTCGGATCTTCAATTACTGTCTTG GAGTCGCCAAGTACTACAGTCTGCGCAGAGAATCTCTAGTGGTCCTAAATGAGTTTCTGGAAAAAGTTAGAG ACAATGAAGTATTGGTGGTACGATTACGAGTGGAGCTTCTTTCTGGGGTGGAAGAGGCTCGGAGAGATGCCCAACCAGATGTCCAAGCTTTGGCAGCCTCTGCTAATCGGATACTTCATTTAGAGTCAAGTGATCTCAAATAA